Genomic segment of Nostoc sp. TCL240-02:
CATTGAAACTCTAGTTCACCACCATTTTCAACAACAAAATAGCTTGAGGCATCCCATTGTCGTTTGGCACGATCTACCACAACTACAACGGGCCCCACTTGGTTTTGGTTTTGGATGGGGAAGCGATCGCTATTCGCTAAAATCACTACTGGATCTTCTGCCGCCAACAGCACTTGCCAACCTGGTAATGGAACCCAAGCTTGCTCTCCAGAAAACTTAACCAGGCGAAATGGTTCAATTTCTGTCAATATTGGCACAGCTTGCAAATCTTGTCGTGATAATGGCAATTCGCCTACCACAGGCAAAATTCGGGGTAATTGTTCTTCAAATTCCAGGCGGTAAAAGGGTAAAATTGGCGCTGGACGCTGGGGAACGGTAGTAAAATCAGTCAGTAGCTGTTCGATTTTTTGCCTTGCTACTGGCGTGTGAGCAAAACGCAAACCTTTGGCAATCAGGCGCGATCGCTGTTGTAAATCTGCATTTTGGCGTGCCAGTTTCCAAACTTGGTGAGCAACGGCATCCCCAGGATGGGCAGAAAATCCTTCTGGCAAAGTGCGGAAATAGGAGAACTCTTTAATTGCTTTTGCCACTTCCTTCACCTCATCAGCGTCGATTTTGTGAAAGAAGATCAGTTCGGCGGCGGCGGCACGTTCTTCTTGGGTGAGCAAACGCAGTTCGTATAAAACATCACTGCCGCGTGTGGCATAATGCGATCGCGTTTCTTCCGCTACTCCAAACTTTTCCAAAGAATTATAAACTTGAGAACCAACAACGACCTGATTTTGTTGAATTGGCTCAAATCCAGTTGCCTCAAAAATTTCTTGGGGATTGTAACCGGTTTTTAGCAACGAGGCGATCGCCGTTCCCCATTCCACCCAGTTGCCTTGTTTTTGCCTCAGTCTTCGTAGTAACTCTTGTGCTACATCGTTAGTAGCATTTTCTTCGGGATTCTGAGCGTTGGGTGGTAGATCAGTCATAATCGGGATGCGAGCTTCAACTTGAGAGGATGATTAACACCTCATGAGCAAGTCTTATTCTAATCTATAGAATTACCCAGACCTACTGCCTTGAGTTCAGAAAGAGGCATAGGTTGAAATTTCAACCAATCTAATTCCAAGCCATTTTACGAGTTACACTACGCACATCTGTGTGCCTTTACTACGCGTTGTATGCAAAGGAGATTTGTGAACCTACCTTAATTTATGCAAAACTTTAGCTGAACCCTAATTTTCTTCTTAGGGCAATTCATATAGACGCAAAGCGTGAGCCATTCCGGTGGAAGGGTTTCCCGGCATCAAGGAACTAGCGGTAGCGTACCCCTGCGGCTATTGCCCCTACCGCGTATAGTTTTACGTAAGTCCTACTATGATGAAAATCGCCATAGTTACGCTGATTTAGTTGGTTCTTTTGGTGCAATATTTCCTAATTCAGATATTTCGGCAGGTAAATTTTCTCTGTATAGCTCACTCTTAATAGTTTTAAAATATGCAAAAT
This window contains:
- a CDS encoding RuBisCO accumulation factor 1, producing MTDLPPNAQNPEENATNDVAQELLRRLRQKQGNWVEWGTAIASLLKTGYNPQEIFEATGFEPIQQNQVVVGSQVYNSLEKFGVAEETRSHYATRGSDVLYELRLLTQEERAAAAELIFFHKIDADEVKEVAKAIKEFSYFRTLPEGFSAHPGDAVAHQVWKLARQNADLQQRSRLIAKGLRFAHTPVARQKIEQLLTDFTTVPQRPAPILPFYRLEFEEQLPRILPVVGELPLSRQDLQAVPILTEIEPFRLVKFSGEQAWVPLPGWQVLLAAEDPVVILANSDRFPIQNQNQVGPVVVVVDRAKRQWDASSYFVVENGGELEFQWFETEPEIPLLGQIIIIVRPKKILDEELTKDSWQIDE